From Actinosynnema mirum DSM 43827, a single genomic window includes:
- a CDS encoding DUF1177 domain-containing protein encodes MSWRHVIEMSDLLDSPSASGKAVAEVLKSLGATEVEVTEVTGEAGETEFVKVLIPGTNGRSSGGDAPTLGIIGRLGGLGARPEQIGFVSDGDGALVALSAAAKLLDAAAKGDRLPGDVIVSTHVDPDAPTQPHDPVPFMGSSVDMAVTNSVEVSAEMDAIVSVDTTRGNRICNHRGFAITPTIKEGWILRVSESLLDIVERTSGQNPVVLPITTQDITPYGNDVYHVNSIVQPTTATPAPVVGVALTTVTAVPGSATGASDLQVVESAVRFVVETAKDYGRGIASFYDPAEFERLTSLYGSLAHLQTKGDES; translated from the coding sequence ATGTCCTGGCGTCACGTCATCGAAATGTCCGACCTGCTCGACTCGCCGTCCGCGAGCGGCAAGGCCGTGGCCGAGGTCCTCAAGTCCTTGGGCGCCACCGAGGTCGAGGTCACCGAGGTCACCGGCGAGGCGGGCGAGACCGAGTTCGTCAAGGTCCTCATCCCCGGCACGAACGGCCGCAGCTCCGGCGGCGACGCGCCCACCCTGGGCATCATCGGCCGCCTGGGCGGTCTCGGCGCCCGCCCCGAGCAGATCGGCTTCGTCTCCGACGGCGACGGCGCCCTCGTCGCGCTCTCCGCCGCCGCGAAGCTGCTCGACGCCGCCGCGAAGGGCGACCGCCTGCCCGGCGACGTCATCGTGAGCACCCACGTCGACCCGGACGCCCCGACCCAGCCGCACGACCCGGTCCCGTTCATGGGCTCCTCGGTCGACATGGCCGTCACCAACTCGGTCGAGGTCTCCGCCGAGATGGACGCGATCGTGTCCGTCGACACCACGCGCGGCAACCGCATCTGCAACCACCGCGGTTTCGCGATCACCCCCACCATCAAGGAGGGCTGGATCCTCCGCGTCTCCGAGTCGCTGCTCGACATCGTCGAGCGCACCTCGGGCCAGAACCCGGTGGTCCTGCCCATCACCACGCAGGACATCACCCCGTACGGCAACGACGTCTACCACGTGAACTCGATCGTCCAGCCCACCACCGCCACCCCGGCCCCCGTCGTCGGCGTCGCCCTGACCACCGTGACGGCGGTTCCCGGTTCCGCCACCGGGGCGAGCGACCTCCAGGTCGTGGAGAGCGCCGTGCGCTTCGTCGTCGAGACCGCGAAGGACTACGGCCGAGGCATCGCGAGCTTCTACGACCCGGCCGAGTTCGAGCGCCTCACCTCGCTCTACGGCTCCCTCGCCCACCTCCAGACCAAGGGCGACGAGAGCTGA
- a CDS encoding aspartate/glutamate racemase family protein has translation MTTPRRIGVIRVVTSTDLDFLGAHGRILEAELGVTTRTACIPDQPRGVHDDDSFALADRKVPLLAEELAPHVDAIVVSCAADPGLAGARDRVAIPVLGAGASAAGVALTLGERVGVLDLTTTTPASVTRVLGARLHGAIQPDGVTETAHLLTPEGKRSSLDAGRRLVESGADVLLLACTGMTTIGLAEPLRRALGVPVVDAVRTAGLLAASPF, from the coding sequence ATGACGACGCCCCGCCGCATCGGCGTCATCCGCGTGGTCACCTCCACCGACCTCGACTTCCTCGGCGCGCACGGACGCATCCTGGAAGCCGAACTGGGCGTGACGACCCGCACCGCCTGCATCCCGGACCAGCCACGCGGCGTCCACGACGACGACTCGTTCGCCCTGGCGGACAGGAAAGTCCCACTCCTGGCCGAGGAACTCGCCCCGCACGTGGACGCCATCGTGGTCAGCTGCGCCGCGGACCCCGGCCTCGCCGGAGCACGCGACCGCGTGGCCATCCCGGTCCTGGGCGCAGGAGCCTCCGCCGCGGGCGTCGCCCTGACCCTGGGGGAGCGGGTGGGCGTGCTGGACCTGACCACGACCACCCCCGCATCGGTGACCAGGGTCCTGGGCGCCCGCCTGCACGGCGCCATCCAGCCCGACGGCGTCACCGAGACCGCCCACCTCCTCACCCCCGAGGGCAAGCGGTCCAGCCTCGACGCAGGCCGCCGCCTGGTCGAGAGCGGCGCGGACGTCCTCCTGCTCGCCTGCACCGGAATGACCACCATCGGCCTGGCCGAACCACTCCGGCGCGCCCTGGGCGTCCCCGTCGTGGACGCAGTCCGCACCGCCGGACTCCTCGCCGCCAGCCCCTTCTGA
- a CDS encoding AroM family protein, with protein sequence MADSGSRTVTLGVVTIGQTPRADLTPELRAWLPGVRIVERGALDGVTPEQITEWAPTEGDEVLTTRLRDGGSAIVGHHHIAPRVRAAVADLEGAGVDAVYLACTGEFGELEHRGPVLRPEFMIGHAVAAIAAGLTTVGVLVPLEEQKHHPDTKYAPLDAEVVVAVATPYAGPPEAVAEGLRAAAAEFKAAGAQLIVADCIGYTQAMRAVLVAELGVPVVLARSVVARLAAELLDRGAAA encoded by the coding sequence GTGGCTGACAGCGGCAGCAGGACCGTCACCCTGGGCGTCGTCACCATCGGCCAGACCCCGCGCGCCGACCTCACCCCCGAACTGCGCGCCTGGCTGCCCGGTGTGCGGATCGTGGAACGCGGCGCCCTCGACGGCGTCACCCCCGAGCAGATCACCGAGTGGGCCCCCACCGAGGGCGACGAGGTCCTCACCACCCGCCTGCGCGACGGCGGCTCCGCGATCGTCGGCCACCACCACATCGCCCCCAGGGTGCGAGCGGCGGTCGCCGACCTGGAGGGGGCCGGGGTGGACGCCGTCTACCTGGCCTGCACCGGCGAGTTCGGCGAGCTGGAGCACCGGGGCCCGGTGCTGCGACCCGAGTTCATGATCGGCCACGCGGTCGCGGCCATCGCCGCTGGCCTGACCACCGTGGGCGTCCTGGTCCCGCTCGAAGAGCAGAAGCACCACCCGGACACCAAGTACGCCCCCCTGGACGCCGAGGTGGTCGTAGCGGTGGCCACCCCGTACGCCGGCCCACCCGAGGCCGTGGCCGAGGGCCTGCGGGCCGCCGCGGCCGAGTTCAAGGCCGCAGGCGCACAACTGATCGTCGCCGACTGCATCGGCTACACCCAGGCGATGCGCGCGGTCCTGGTGGCGGAACTGGGCGTGCCCGTAGTGCTGGCCCGCTCGGTCGTGGCCCGCCTGGCCGCCGAACTCCTGGACCGCGGAGCCGCCGCATGA
- a CDS encoding protein kinase domain-containing protein, which yields MPHAGELIAGRYRLESLVGQGAMGVVWRGRDEEQDRVIAVKLLEESVRSADSSAWIAREGRIATRLRHPNAITVHDVVEHDGTPCLVMEYLPSHSLGALLDERGPLPPGEVARIGGLVASALTAAHQAGIVHRDVTPYNILISHDDGDVKITDFGVARAVGEGTVTDARQVVGTPAFLAPEVASGESASHASDVFSLGSTLYTAVEGHPPFGRLEDNPYALLRRAAKGEVTPPRTTGPLADVLVLLMAREPDHRPTMAQARQMLQATAEGKPLPPAARTLPAPGAPPAPAPTPPAAAAPQGGRTMMLAVRRQLSLRPMAWAGIAGALLAGGVVLGFALSTTSDDKGASTQAAPDPSSSEPPTTTTAYSRQITPRVSTPTETEESEEESQAPSGPGGCEATLTITNSWPNGFQGEVVVRNPGGAPVSGWTVSWTATGGETISSSWNGKLNQNSGTVVVSNEGYNGTIQAGGSTNFGFNGAGEPPASPAVSCTAG from the coding sequence GTGCCACACGCGGGAGAGCTGATCGCCGGTCGCTACCGGCTGGAGTCGCTGGTCGGGCAAGGGGCGATGGGGGTCGTCTGGCGGGGGCGGGACGAGGAGCAGGACCGCGTCATAGCCGTCAAGCTCCTGGAGGAGTCGGTGCGGTCGGCCGACTCCAGCGCGTGGATCGCCCGCGAGGGCCGCATCGCGACCCGGCTGCGGCACCCCAACGCGATCACCGTGCACGACGTCGTGGAGCACGACGGCACCCCGTGCCTGGTGATGGAGTACCTGCCCTCGCACAGCCTCGGCGCCCTGCTGGACGAGCGCGGACCGCTGCCGCCCGGCGAGGTGGCGCGCATCGGCGGGCTGGTGGCCTCGGCGCTGACCGCCGCGCACCAGGCGGGCATCGTGCACCGGGACGTCACCCCGTACAACATCCTGATCTCGCACGACGACGGCGACGTCAAGATCACCGACTTCGGCGTGGCGCGGGCCGTGGGCGAGGGGACGGTCACCGACGCGCGGCAGGTCGTGGGCACCCCGGCGTTCCTGGCGCCCGAGGTGGCGTCGGGCGAGTCGGCCTCGCACGCGTCGGACGTGTTCTCGCTGGGCTCGACCCTGTACACCGCCGTCGAGGGGCACCCGCCGTTCGGCAGGCTGGAGGACAACCCGTACGCCCTGCTGCGCCGCGCCGCGAAGGGCGAGGTGACCCCGCCGCGCACCACCGGTCCCCTGGCGGACGTGCTGGTGCTGCTGATGGCCCGCGAGCCCGACCACCGCCCGACCATGGCGCAGGCCCGCCAGATGCTCCAGGCCACCGCCGAGGGCAAGCCGCTGCCGCCCGCCGCGCGCACCCTGCCCGCTCCGGGCGCTCCCCCGGCTCCCGCGCCCACGCCGCCCGCCGCCGCCGCGCCGCAGGGTGGCCGGACGATGATGCTGGCGGTGCGCAGGCAGCTGTCGCTGCGCCCGATGGCCTGGGCGGGCATCGCGGGCGCGCTGCTCGCGGGCGGCGTGGTGCTGGGCTTCGCGCTGTCCACCACCTCGGACGACAAGGGCGCGTCGACGCAGGCCGCGCCCGACCCGTCGAGCAGCGAGCCCCCGACGACGACCACGGCGTACTCGCGCCAGATCACCCCGAGGGTCTCGACGCCCACGGAGACCGAGGAGTCGGAGGAGGAGTCGCAGGCCCCCTCCGGCCCCGGCGGCTGCGAGGCGACGTTGACGATCACCAACTCGTGGCCGAACGGGTTCCAGGGCGAGGTCGTGGTGCGCAACCCCGGTGGCGCGCCGGTGAGCGGCTGGACGGTGAGCTGGACGGCGACGGGGGGCGAGACGATCTCGTCGTCGTGGAACGGCAAGCTGAACCAGAACAGCGGCACGGTGGTGGTGTCGAACGAGGGGTACAACGGCACGATCCAGGCCGGCGGGAGCACGAACTTCGGGTTCAACGGGGCGGGCGAGCCGCCCGCGTCCCCGGCGGTGAGCTGCACGGCGGGCTGA
- the pepE gene encoding dipeptidase PepE, which translates to MDLLLFSNSTNHGGRPYAHALPEIRDFLAGVEDALFVPHALADHDAYTAKVADAFAPAGVTLRGLHREADPVAAVASAGAVVVGGGNTFRLLRSLQRQGLDVAIREAVRAGTTRYVGASAGTNITAPTIRTTNDMPIVEPGSFAALGLVPFQINPHFIDADPTSTHMGETRETRLLEFLEENDVPVLGLREGTHLRVSGDGRAQVCVVGGTSVAVRGGGPAIVFRRGKDAEEVSGDVSSLLDERVAFDG; encoded by the coding sequence GTGGACCTGCTGCTCTTCTCGAACTCGACCAATCACGGCGGGCGTCCCTACGCCCACGCGCTGCCCGAGATCCGCGACTTCCTCGCCGGTGTCGAGGACGCGCTCTTCGTGCCCCACGCGCTCGCCGACCACGACGCGTACACCGCGAAGGTCGCCGACGCGTTCGCCCCGGCGGGCGTGACCCTGCGGGGTCTGCACCGCGAGGCCGACCCGGTGGCGGCGGTGGCGTCGGCGGGCGCGGTCGTCGTCGGCGGCGGCAACACGTTCCGGCTGCTGCGCTCCCTGCAGAGGCAGGGGTTGGACGTGGCGATCCGCGAGGCGGTGCGCGCCGGGACGACCCGGTACGTGGGCGCCAGCGCGGGCACCAACATCACCGCGCCGACCATCCGGACGACCAACGACATGCCGATCGTGGAGCCGGGGTCGTTCGCGGCGCTGGGGCTGGTGCCGTTCCAGATCAACCCGCACTTCATCGACGCGGACCCGACCAGCACGCACATGGGCGAGACGCGGGAGACCAGGCTGCTGGAGTTCCTGGAGGAGAACGACGTCCCGGTGCTCGGGCTGCGGGAGGGCACGCACCTGCGGGTGTCCGGGGACGGGCGAGCGCAGGTGTGCGTGGTCGGCGGGACGTCGGTCGCGGTGCGCGGGGGCGGGCCCGCGATCGTGTTCCGGCGGGGGAAGGACGCGGAGGAGGTGTCCGGGGACGTCAGCTCGCTGCTGGACGAGCGGGTGGCGTTCGACGGCTGA
- a CDS encoding pectate lyase, translating to MGALVVALVAWPSAPPASAAVSAGTYVVTNGGSGQCLDSGGGASGSQLTQASCGGSAGQRWTLAAVSGGFRITSAAGLCAGVRDDSTSAGKVVEQVACGSTGSQTWTLVESGGNHRVVNANGGKCLNTKDNSTASGAPVQTNSCDSAATKQWSFTTSGGGTPTTTTTTGGGGPTTTTTPPPGGGVGDGPWPGDTGSVHQTTTKNAGTFFDGGLKRYYGIGDGGQGESQDPMFVVANGGTIQNVIIDAPAGDGIHCEGSCTIRNVWWNDVGEDAATFKSASSSATYLVDGGGAKSGTDKVFQHNGAGTLTIRNFQVHSSGKLYRACGNCSTSYQRHVVLDGVTARSTKVLVGINTNWGDTARFSRVTVYGSTTVCEKYQGVPKGSEPKKIGEGADGKNCLYQPSDITQR from the coding sequence GTGGGGGCTCTGGTGGTCGCGCTGGTGGCCTGGCCGAGCGCCCCGCCCGCGTCGGCCGCGGTGAGCGCTGGCACGTACGTGGTCACCAACGGCGGCAGCGGGCAGTGCCTCGACTCCGGCGGCGGCGCGAGCGGGTCGCAGCTGACGCAGGCGTCGTGCGGCGGCTCCGCCGGCCAGCGGTGGACCCTCGCGGCGGTCAGCGGCGGCTTCCGGATCACCTCGGCGGCGGGCCTGTGCGCCGGGGTGCGGGACGACTCCACGTCGGCGGGCAAGGTCGTGGAGCAGGTCGCGTGCGGCAGCACCGGCAGCCAGACCTGGACCCTCGTGGAGAGCGGCGGCAACCACCGGGTGGTCAACGCCAACGGCGGGAAGTGCTTGAACACCAAGGACAACTCGACCGCGTCGGGCGCCCCGGTGCAGACCAACTCGTGCGACAGCGCGGCCACCAAGCAGTGGTCGTTCACCACCTCGGGCGGCGGCACCCCGACCACCACCACGACCACCGGCGGCGGCGGCCCCACGACCACCACCACCCCGCCGCCCGGCGGCGGCGTCGGCGACGGCCCGTGGCCGGGCGACACCGGCAGCGTGCACCAGACCACCACGAAGAACGCGGGCACCTTCTTCGACGGCGGCCTCAAGCGCTACTACGGCATCGGCGACGGCGGCCAGGGCGAGAGCCAGGACCCGATGTTCGTCGTCGCCAACGGCGGCACGATCCAGAACGTCATCATCGACGCGCCCGCCGGTGACGGCATCCACTGCGAGGGCTCCTGCACGATCCGCAACGTGTGGTGGAACGACGTCGGCGAGGACGCGGCCACGTTCAAGTCCGCCAGCTCCTCGGCGACCTACCTGGTGGACGGCGGCGGCGCGAAGTCCGGGACCGACAAGGTGTTCCAGCACAACGGGGCCGGGACGCTGACCATCCGCAACTTCCAGGTGCACAGCTCCGGCAAGCTCTACCGGGCCTGCGGGAACTGCTCCACCTCGTACCAGCGGCACGTGGTGCTGGACGGGGTCACCGCGCGCTCGACCAAGGTCCTGGTGGGGATCAACACCAACTGGGGCGACACGGCCCGGTTCTCGCGGGTCACGGTCTACGGGAGCACGACGGTGTGCGAGAAGTACCAGGGCGTGCCGAAGGGCAGCGAGCCCAAGAAGATCGGCGAGGGGGCGGACGGCAAGAACTGCCTGTACCAGCCCTCGGACATCACCCAGCGGTAG
- a CDS encoding hydroxyacid dehydrogenase → MCGRVTAILLRTDRVDGEMMRRAPRLRVVARHGVGVDTVDVEAAEELGIAVTTTPGANAQSVAEHAVALMLAVRRGIGVAVRGGGGGGGGEGGGEGVRGAIRGRELSGAVVGLVGFGRIAQRVGAICAGGFGMRVLAHDPMLGDGGVRAAGAEPVGLDELLSLSDNVSVHVPLTERTRGLIGAERLRLMPEGAVVVNTARGGVVDEDALVVALREGRLGGAGLDVTSVEPLPGDHPLWDEPNVVITPHVGAQTVEAMRRVALEAAERVVEHL, encoded by the coding sequence GTGTGCGGGCGGGTGACCGCGATCCTGTTGCGGACGGACCGGGTTGACGGGGAGATGATGCGGCGGGCGCCCCGGTTGCGGGTGGTGGCTCGGCATGGGGTTGGGGTGGACACGGTTGATGTGGAAGCCGCGGAGGAGTTGGGGATCGCGGTTACCACTACGCCTGGGGCCAACGCGCAGTCTGTTGCCGAGCACGCGGTGGCGTTGATGTTGGCGGTGCGGCGTGGGATCGGGGTGGCGGTGCGTGGAGGTGGGGGTGGGGGTGGGGGTGAAGGTGGGGGTGAAGGTGTGAGAGGTGCGATCCGGGGGCGGGAGTTGTCCGGGGCGGTGGTGGGGTTGGTGGGGTTCGGGCGGATCGCTCAGCGGGTTGGGGCGATTTGTGCGGGCGGGTTCGGGATGCGGGTGCTTGCCCACGACCCGATGTTGGGGGATGGGGGTGTGCGGGCTGCGGGGGCTGAGCCTGTGGGGTTGGACGAGTTGTTGTCGTTGTCGGACAACGTTTCGGTGCACGTGCCGTTGACCGAGCGGACTCGGGGGTTGATCGGCGCGGAGCGGTTGCGGTTGATGCCCGAGGGGGCGGTTGTGGTGAACACGGCTCGGGGTGGAGTTGTGGATGAGGACGCGTTGGTGGTGGCGTTGCGGGAGGGGCGGCTGGGTGGGGCCGGGTTGGATGTGACCAGTGTTGAGCCGTTGCCTGGGGATCATCCGTTGTGGGACGAGCCGAATGTGGTGATCACGCCGCATGTGGGGGCTCAGACGGTGGAGGCGATGCGGCGGGTTGCCCTGGAGGCTGCGGAGCGGGTGGTGGAGCACCTTTAG
- a CDS encoding DNRLRE domain-containing protein: MITGRALKRARSLAAGVALAVLATVAPAPPTTTAAAQAQHGLPDATTVGASPGALPPVEQTTAEHPDTPAERPTHPDAPPEPGGGTPATATVATTIAATAATHVHAPYLADYSTDQTFSVGTYNAGTNRATGFLRFDTLGPTLAGHQVLAATLWLFTTWSYSCAPRPVHVDEVTAPWAAQGLKSWPGPAHAPELATATFSSGYNAACQEDGAWQQIPLNTPALALIQRWADGAPNHGLAIRTANDDSYSWKKFATPNTPTPPRLEVTTRPTPTPQPPPEPDAAKHPGTPTPPRAPASTAATTQVPEPHVDATNPLPHNTFPTPTLPLRTPRTSTVGAQGQAPSPAPTPQAATGTPQPPPPPLGRGPPRTPPPTQTLIDRHPR, translated from the coding sequence GTGATCACCGGTCGCGCGCTGAAGCGCGCCCGTTCCCTGGCCGCCGGTGTGGCCCTGGCTGTGCTGGCCACGGTGGCCCCCGCACCGCCCACCACCACCGCTGCCGCCCAGGCGCAGCACGGACTTCCTGACGCCACAACGGTAGGCGCGTCCCCAGGCGCCCTCCCCCCGGTCGAGCAAACCACCGCCGAACACCCCGACACCCCCGCCGAACGCCCCACCCACCCGGACGCACCCCCCGAGCCGGGCGGTGGCACCCCCGCCACGGCCACCGTCGCGACCACCATCGCGGCCACCGCGGCGACCCACGTGCACGCCCCGTACCTGGCGGACTACTCCACCGACCAGACCTTCAGCGTCGGCACGTACAACGCCGGAACCAACCGCGCCACCGGCTTCCTCCGCTTCGACACCCTCGGCCCCACCCTGGCGGGACACCAGGTCCTCGCCGCAACCCTGTGGCTGTTCACCACCTGGTCCTACTCCTGCGCCCCGCGCCCGGTCCACGTCGACGAGGTCACCGCCCCCTGGGCCGCCCAGGGCCTGAAGTCCTGGCCGGGCCCCGCACACGCCCCGGAGCTGGCCACCGCCACCTTCTCCTCCGGCTACAACGCGGCCTGCCAAGAAGACGGCGCCTGGCAACAAATCCCCCTGAACACCCCGGCCCTCGCCCTGATCCAACGCTGGGCGGACGGCGCCCCCAACCACGGCCTGGCAATCCGCACCGCGAACGACGACTCCTACAGCTGGAAGAAGTTCGCCACCCCGAACACCCCAACCCCGCCCCGCCTGGAAGTCACCACCCGCCCCACCCCCACCCCCCAACCACCCCCCGAGCCAGACGCCGCCAAGCACCCCGGCACCCCAACCCCGCCCCGCGCCCCAGCGAGCACCGCGGCGACGACCCAGGTCCCCGAGCCCCACGTCGACGCCACGAACCCCCTGCCGCACAACACCTTCCCCACCCCGACCCTCCCGCTCCGCACCCCCCGCACGTCCACGGTCGGCGCCCAAGGACAAGCGCCCTCGCCAGCGCCCACTCCCCAAGCCGCCACCGGGACACCCCAGCCCCCACCGCCCCCTCTAGGCCGAGGCCCACCCCGCACACCTCCACCCACGCAGACGCTGATCGACCGGCACCCCAGGTGA
- a CDS encoding IclR family transcriptional regulator gives MADELLTVQRALDVLSLFSATEDTWGVSDAARRLGLGTSQVHRVMATLAGRGFLVADKRTRMYRLGPALIGLGHLAAESDANRQIALPVLNRLSALVGRSAVFNVRQGSRYVLAAAADAPGDLRWELTLGRSYPWYGGAAGHAIFAFRPQEEIDALIASGFDESTETGPHDATTLHSLHAAVRERGFATSTGEVNPHVTSVAAPVRSGSEITGCIAVLGVTHQVAATPELVGHLLTAAAELSDALSRTA, from the coding sequence GTGGCTGACGAGCTGCTCACCGTCCAGCGTGCGCTCGACGTGCTCTCGCTGTTCTCTGCGACCGAGGACACGTGGGGCGTCAGCGACGCCGCGCGCCGCCTCGGCCTGGGCACCTCCCAGGTCCACCGGGTCATGGCCACCCTCGCCGGGCGGGGCTTCCTCGTCGCCGACAAGCGCACCCGGATGTACCGGCTGGGACCCGCGCTGATCGGCCTCGGCCACCTGGCCGCCGAGTCCGACGCCAACCGGCAGATCGCGCTGCCGGTGCTCAACCGGCTGTCCGCCCTCGTGGGCAGGTCCGCCGTGTTCAACGTGCGCCAGGGCTCCCGCTACGTGCTCGCCGCCGCCGCCGACGCGCCCGGCGACCTGCGCTGGGAGCTCACCCTGGGGCGCAGCTACCCCTGGTACGGGGGCGCGGCCGGGCACGCGATCTTCGCGTTCCGGCCCCAGGAGGAGATCGACGCGCTGATCGCCTCCGGCTTCGACGAGTCGACCGAGACCGGCCCGCACGACGCCACCACCCTCCACAGCCTGCACGCCGCCGTGCGGGAGCGGGGCTTCGCCACCTCTACCGGTGAGGTGAACCCGCACGTGACCTCGGTCGCCGCTCCCGTCAGATCCGGGAGCGAGATCACGGGCTGCATCGCGGTCCTCGGCGTGACCCACCAGGTCGCCGCCACCCCTGAACTCGTCGGCCACCTGCTCACGGCCGCCGCCGAACTGTCCGACGCCCTCAGCCGGACAGCGTGA
- a CDS encoding membrane protein, with translation MSLDSSKDPATPTTGDAPEKHPRAFEPITFVIIALLSVLGAIIGLHMITTLGVSPNTSVIGALVAMVVGRFAFLGLARMRSVHRQNLAQSAISGSTFAAANSLLIPMAIPFVFGKPELVWPIFIGAGLGLAIDVWILYRGFGSSFLPAHAAWPPGVAAAETIKAGDSGGRQAKILAVSGVLGFGASFAGLPMSAAGVALIGNVWALGMFGVGLLAAQYAPVLFNVKLAALYVPHGVMIGAGLVALVQAALLLLGRRSKKSEAKGPRGEGAEEKKAAAAKADGSSAVLEDDPSMVDTVTIGKLRRAFSTGYLLYVGGAAVLAVLAGVYSELSVPALIGWVLFAAFAAIVHEIIVGLAAMHAGWFPAFAVTLIFLIVGLFLGFPQVPLMVLVAYCAATGPAFADMGYDLKAGWLLRRSHRPYSAFELEGRRQQLLASVIGFAVAVGAVALLWQSYFTNGDIPPVSKVYADTIKAGLGDPEVLRNLLIWAIPGAIIQLIGGPKRQIGVLLATGLLVATPNAGWLVLAALALRVIWVRKRGPEGENDAALVGAGLIAGDSINSVGRIFRG, from the coding sequence GTGTCCCTTGACTCCTCGAAGGACCCCGCGACACCGACCACCGGTGACGCCCCCGAGAAGCACCCCAGGGCTTTCGAGCCCATCACGTTCGTGATCATCGCCCTGCTCAGCGTGCTCGGCGCGATCATCGGCCTGCACATGATCACCACCCTGGGCGTCTCGCCCAACACCTCGGTGATCGGCGCCCTGGTCGCCATGGTCGTGGGCCGCTTCGCCTTCCTGGGCCTGGCCAGGATGCGCAGCGTCCACCGCCAGAACCTCGCCCAGTCCGCGATCTCCGGCTCCACCTTCGCCGCCGCGAACTCGCTGCTGATCCCGATGGCGATCCCGTTCGTCTTCGGCAAGCCCGAGCTGGTCTGGCCGATCTTCATCGGCGCGGGCCTCGGCCTGGCGATCGACGTGTGGATCCTCTACCGCGGCTTCGGCTCCTCGTTCCTGCCCGCGCACGCCGCGTGGCCGCCCGGCGTCGCCGCCGCCGAGACCATCAAGGCCGGTGACTCCGGCGGCCGTCAGGCCAAGATCCTGGCCGTGTCCGGAGTGCTCGGCTTCGGCGCCAGCTTCGCGGGCCTGCCGATGTCCGCCGCCGGTGTCGCGCTGATCGGCAACGTCTGGGCGCTCGGCATGTTCGGCGTCGGCCTCCTGGCCGCGCAGTACGCGCCGGTGCTGTTCAACGTCAAGCTGGCCGCGCTCTACGTGCCGCACGGCGTGATGATCGGCGCCGGCCTGGTCGCCCTCGTCCAGGCAGCCCTGCTGCTCCTCGGCCGCCGCTCGAAGAAGTCCGAGGCCAAGGGCCCCCGTGGGGAGGGCGCCGAGGAGAAGAAGGCCGCCGCAGCGAAGGCCGACGGTTCCAGCGCGGTCCTCGAAGACGATCCGTCCATGGTGGACACCGTCACCATCGGCAAGCTCCGCCGCGCCTTCTCCACCGGCTACCTCCTCTACGTCGGTGGCGCCGCGGTCCTGGCAGTCCTCGCCGGGGTGTACTCCGAGCTCTCCGTCCCCGCCCTGATCGGCTGGGTCCTGTTCGCCGCGTTCGCCGCGATCGTGCACGAGATCATCGTCGGTCTGGCCGCCATGCACGCGGGCTGGTTCCCCGCCTTCGCCGTCACCCTGATCTTCCTGATCGTCGGCCTGTTCCTGGGCTTCCCCCAGGTTCCGCTCATGGTCCTGGTCGCCTACTGCGCCGCCACCGGCCCCGCGTTCGCCGACATGGGCTACGACCTCAAGGCGGGCTGGCTCCTGCGCCGCTCGCACCGCCCGTACAGCGCCTTCGAGCTGGAGGGCCGCCGCCAGCAGCTCCTCGCCAGCGTCATCGGCTTCGCCGTCGCGGTCGGCGCCGTGGCCCTGCTGTGGCAGAGCTACTTCACCAACGGCGACATCCCGCCCGTGTCGAAGGTCTACGCCGACACCATCAAGGCGGGCCTCGGCGACCCCGAGGTCCTGCGCAACCTCCTGATCTGGGCCATCCCCGGCGCGATCATCCAGCTCATCGGCGGCCCCAAGCGCCAGATCGGCGTCCTGCTCGCCACCGGCCTCCTGGTCGCCACCCCGAACGCCGGCTGGCTCGTCCTCGCCGCGCTCGCCCTGCGCGTCATCTGGGTCCGCAAGCGCGGCCCCGAGGGCGAGAACGACGCCGCCCTGGTCGGCGCGGGCCTCATCGCGGGCGACTCGATCAACTCCGTCGGGAGGATCTTCCGTGGCTGA